GCTGGTTTTTAATTGTACTGGCAATACATCCCAACAACTTCTGGTTGTAGGAGACTCTAAATGTTATCCAACACGCGGACAAGTGGTCCATGTTAAGGCACCACACATCAAGTACAACATCATGAGGCATGGCAAAGACTATTCCACTCATGTTATTCCACGGCCAATGTCCGACGGCACTGTGATTCTGGGAGGCTCCAGGCATTCTGCTAATAGGCAAGCGGAGGAACTTGTTATCTAATTATCTAAAGATGTGTCTGCTTACAATACCAGTGATACTAACGCTTACTCGAACGAAACTGAATCTATCCTCGCACGTACACGACAACTGTGTAAAGAgctcaaccaacaaccatTCGAGGTGCTTGGTGCTTTTGCAGGCCTCCGTCCATCAAGACCAGGAGGGCCCCGAATCGAGCGCGAAGAAATAATCGTAAACGATGTTAAGCGTCTTCTCATCCACAACTATGGGGCAGATGGTACAGGATTCCAGGCCGGATACGGCATGGCGACTGACGCCGTTAATAAAG
Above is a genomic segment from Trichoderma breve strain T069 chromosome 6, whole genome shotgun sequence containing:
- a CDS encoding FAD dependent oxidoreductase domain-containing protein, with the translated sequence MRHGKDYSTHVIPRPMSDGTVILGGSRHSANSDTNAYSNETESILARTRQLCKELNQQPFEVLGAFAGLRPSRPGGPRIEREEIIVNDVKRLLIHNYGADGTGFQAGYGMATDAVNKAEDMLSEILATTSSIIGDPMKDDH